A region from the Bacillus sp. (in: firmicutes) genome encodes:
- a CDS encoding DUF1146 domain-containing protein yields the protein MLETYGYQALFSMMSHLFFIAITFYALQALNFERFLRSNRVFQARMLYILLTIAIGSTVSNFFLQYLLWSQQLPFLVQFVNSL from the coding sequence ATGTTAGAGACGTATGGGTACCAAGCATTGTTTAGTATGATGTCACATCTGTTTTTTATTGCGATCACCTTTTATGCTTTACAAGCGTTGAATTTTGAGCGCTTTCTACGGTCAAATCGAGTATTTCAAGCGCGAATGTTATATATATTGTTAACGATTGCGATTGGTTCTACTGTAAGTAATTTTTTTCTTCAATATTTGCTTTGGTCACAACAGCTACCTTTCCTTGTCCAATTTGTGAACAGTTTATAA
- a CDS encoding YwmB family TATA-box binding protein, with translation MKGNCFGLLALFLGYILFYIGNSTVAAVKYDDLFQIVQAVRAEQGVISEWSIHSRREVDILSKHDFQEMAETVQHQFSEMAWEWEQSGDEWKLIGTFTNQQMKESVQLLSKKHDGRRYSYVTFQLIGTQWTDETKSFIEKTWNNCIKRLFGNDVTVFSYVKGTFSPSATHLLQEKAAHILQRLEAKETESLKEDRFVSISAYSKRFSQQVPSSNNDMNIQIGLRQEGMGVETTFVIGTPILTIEY, from the coding sequence ATGAAAGGTAATTGTTTCGGTTTGCTTGCACTTTTTTTAGGTTATATTCTCTTCTATATTGGGAATAGCACTGTAGCAGCAGTAAAATACGATGATTTGTTCCAAATCGTTCAAGCCGTTCGTGCTGAACAAGGTGTCATTTCTGAATGGTCAATACACAGCAGAAGAGAAGTCGACATTTTGTCGAAACATGACTTTCAAGAGATGGCTGAAACGGTACAGCACCAATTTTCAGAAATGGCTTGGGAATGGGAACAATCAGGAGATGAATGGAAATTGATTGGTACATTTACCAATCAGCAAATGAAGGAGTCTGTGCAGCTCTTGTCGAAAAAACACGATGGGCGTCGTTATTCGTATGTCACGTTCCAATTAATTGGTACACAATGGACAGACGAAACAAAGTCGTTCATTGAAAAGACTTGGAACAATTGCATCAAAAGATTATTTGGTAATGACGTGACCGTTTTCTCTTATGTCAAAGGAACGTTTTCTCCATCTGCCACACATTTGTTACAGGAAAAAGCTGCACATATACTACAACGATTAGAAGCAAAAGAAACCGAATCATTAAAAGAAGACCGATTTGTATCCATATCGGCCTATTCCAAACGCTTTTCACAACAAGTACCGTCATCGAATAACGATATGAATATACAAATTGGGTTACGACAAGAAGGAATGGGCGTTGAAACAACCTTCGTGATTGGCACACCCATTCTAACGATTGAATATTAA
- the murA gene encoding UDP-N-acetylglucosamine 1-carboxyvinyltransferase, translating to MEKIIVRGGQRLNGTVKVEGAKNAVLPVIAATLLASEGKSIIRDVPTLSDVYTINEVLRCLNADVTFSNHEIIVDASRELLIEAPFEFVRKMRASVLVMGSLLARKGSARVALPGGCAIGSRPIDQHLKGFEAMGAEVKVGNGFIEANVQGKLKGAKIYLDFPSVGATENIMMAATLAEGTTIIENCAKEPEIVDLANFLNKMGAKVKGAGTETIRIEGVERLYGAEHSIIPDRIEAGTFMVAAAITRGNVLVKGAVPEHLSSLIAKLKEMGVTVIEEDEGIRVIGPEKLKPVDVKTMPHPGFPTDMQSQMMALLLCAEGTSVITETVFENRFMHVEEFRRMNAQVKIEGRSVIIDGPCKLQGAEVAATDLRAAAALIIAGLAAEGYTRVTELKHLDRGYVNFHEKLRALGADIERVKEEEIVVEKIVTDLNA from the coding sequence TTGGAAAAGATCATCGTCCGCGGCGGACAGAGGCTAAACGGCACCGTAAAAGTAGAAGGAGCGAAAAATGCCGTATTGCCTGTTATCGCTGCAACATTATTAGCTAGTGAAGGAAAAAGTATAATCCGTGATGTACCCACTCTCTCCGATGTATATACGATTAACGAAGTGTTACGTTGCTTAAATGCGGACGTAACGTTTTCGAATCATGAAATCATTGTGGATGCATCAAGAGAGTTATTAATTGAAGCACCTTTTGAATTCGTACGTAAAATGCGTGCATCTGTCCTTGTGATGGGTTCATTACTCGCTCGTAAAGGAAGTGCTCGCGTTGCACTGCCTGGTGGTTGCGCGATCGGTTCCCGTCCAATTGACCAGCACTTAAAAGGCTTTGAGGCGATGGGTGCCGAAGTAAAAGTTGGTAATGGATTCATTGAAGCGAATGTTCAAGGTAAACTAAAAGGCGCTAAAATATATCTAGATTTTCCAAGCGTAGGGGCGACAGAAAACATTATGATGGCCGCTACGTTAGCAGAAGGAACAACCATTATCGAAAACTGTGCGAAAGAGCCAGAAATTGTCGATTTAGCGAACTTCTTGAACAAAATGGGAGCCAAAGTCAAAGGAGCCGGTACCGAAACGATTCGGATTGAAGGAGTCGAGCGGCTCTATGGGGCAGAGCATAGTATCATTCCTGACCGCATTGAAGCAGGAACATTTATGGTCGCTGCTGCCATCACCCGTGGAAACGTTCTTGTCAAAGGAGCAGTGCCTGAGCATTTATCCTCTCTTATTGCAAAATTAAAAGAAATGGGTGTAACTGTCATCGAAGAAGATGAAGGCATTCGCGTCATCGGACCAGAAAAATTAAAGCCTGTTGACGTAAAGACAATGCCTCATCCAGGTTTTCCGACTGACATGCAATCCCAAATGATGGCATTGTTATTATGTGCAGAAGGAACGAGCGTTATTACAGAAACCGTGTTTGAAAATCGTTTCATGCATGTCGAAGAATTCCGTCGAATGAATGCCCAAGTGAAAATTGAAGGGCGAAGCGTTATTATTGATGGACCTTGTAAGTTACAAGGAGCCGAAGTGGCCGCAACCGATTTACGGGCAGCCGCTGCACTAATTATCGCTGGTTTAGCAGCGGAAGGATATACGCGCGTTACGGAGCTCAAGCATTTAGATCGCGGATACGTGAACTTCCACGAAAAATTAAGAGCACTTGGTGCGGATATTGAGCGAGTAAAAGAAGAAGAAATCGTCGTGGAAAAAATCGTTACGGATTTAAATGCGTAA